The sequence TGccactaaatatgtatttttagctgcaattaacactctttgtatatgttcccaaagcctttagcgacattggttcgaatggcacttaactaatgccggtaaagactttaacactctttattcatgtcaatatttaacgccgctaaaagttatttttgtcgTAGTGAGTTCAAAAAGAGTTATACTTGAACTAGGCAATTAGCTGCTATACAGtgcatttgttttttttgtttcagtTTGTTGTGTTAGTGAAATTGGTGATTGCAAGCGTCATGATTTAGTTGTTTACTCGTAACTACTTGCTAACAACAATAATTGCTCTTAAATGGTAATGTTGATATCAAATCAAGTAAATACAAGCTTGTTGTGGCTGTTTGTGTATGCCATTACAATTTGTGGGGGCACTCTTGTGTTGTATAAGCTGGTGCCTTATCTAGTTGTATCTCACTAACCATAATTAGGATCTTTTGTGTATGAGGTGGGCATAGCTACATATTGGATTTATCGGTAATGTCACTCTCGGTTACATGGATGTTGGTCCCGCGAGCCAGCTTGTAAAGGCTCTTTGTAGTTATAACATTTGTTTCGAAAGTTGTTAAGAAGTTGATTTAAAGTTAAGTGTCAAACCTAACTAAGTGTACATTTAAGACTATTACTTAAGTTTTGCTGTTGTTCCATCTCCTTTAACCTAGAAAATTAGCTGGCCTCATTATTATCTCCTTGAGGTTTCAGCAAAAATTGATGTGTAATGATATGACACCGGGGTCCAACTCAACCCCGGATTTCGTAAGTCCATATAAGCAGACCATCAGTCTAGTCTAACACCCGTCTTCACACCCAGGCCCATAATTCTTTGTGTTGTTTGATTTTGTAAGAGATGACGGGCAGTTTTTCTAAGGACAAAACCTTAATGGTGATCGTAATAGAGTAGTAAGGATCGCTATGGTAGAAATCTTACTTACCTGTTGTGTCTCAGATAGAACCCTCTTATACAAATGTCGTTTAGATGGTTGGCTGATCGCGCTGATTCTTTCTGTAGTACAGTCCTTCTTTTACTTGGAAATGACTGACTGAATATGGAATTTTCTTTACTATATAAAATCGAGGCTGCTAATTCGAGAATCTATATCCTAAATTAGTAaatctaattaacatcaataatCAGCATATAATATTCTTTCCTGCAGAATGTTCCAAGCATAATTAGACGGAATTATAATTCGATATTGTTGAGTAACCCTTTGCTCTTTTATACACTAACTTCATTCGGGACATTATTGGCACGTTAAATTCATGTTGTTTCATTTCCTTAGGAATTTTACTATActttttgagatttttatttgtagttgattatgtttCATCGTGTTGCAATGCATTGGGTTGTCCTGTGTTGCAGAAACTTTAGGGGAAAAGCTAGTATTTGTTTTTAATCGCGTTTACATTGTGAAACAGGAGGAAGAAGCTGATGACGTGTACCATGACGAGCAATACAAAAGCAGAAGATGGTACTTTCCGCTCCACGACTTCAATCTTTCTGTGATTTGGTCACCTTTTCTCGCAAAATCAACTGTTTTTGAAGATGACAATGGAGCTTCAACGGACATTACTCAGCTTCATCTAGACAAACTGGATGATGTTTGGACTCAACAATTCGACAATTTTGATTATGTATTTGTAGCTGGTGGCAAATGGTACCTGAAATCAACAATTTACCTTGAGAATGATACGATTGTTGGGTGTCACAACTGTCCTGGTAAGAACATTACACAGGTGGGATTTGAGTACGCCTACCGCAAAGCATTGAATACAACTTTTAAATTCATCGTGAACTCGAAGAACAAGGCGTATACATTTTTCAGAACCACTACCCCTGATCATTTTGAGAATGGTGAATGGAATACTGGAGGTTATTGCAACAGAACAGGACCTTTCAAAGAAGGTGAAATTGACATTGGTTATGTAGACGAGGTAATGCGCAAAGTTGAGCTGGAAGAATTCGAAAGAGCATCTGAATTGGGtttgaagatgaaattgtttGACACAACCTTACTTTCACTGCTGAGACCAGACGGGCATCCCGGAGTCTACAGGCAATATCAGCCATTTGCTGTagaaaataacaagaaaaaaattcagaatGATTGTCTACATTGGTGTTTGCCTGGTCCAATAGACTCGTGGGACGatataatgattcaaatgttGTGACAATACAATTATTGATGTTGCTCTACCATTGTGATTGTTCATCTGACTATTTTTAATCATCATTGATCAAGTAAATATTTTAGTCTCAGGTTCTTAGTGTAAAACTGATAAAACAAGGTCAAACTCATAAACAAATCCctaaacttgttgggtttttttcCCTCAGATACCTCAACTatgtcattttcctattgaatcattaaatcacccataatttgttcattttgaaCATTGTTGGTTGATTTCGATCGACATTTCTATTCTAAATGCCTTCAATTGTGCTCGTATTGTAATGATTTTCATTGAAGGAATAAAGACAAATtgtgttagtctcatttgttttttaattcgTTCAAAATGACTTGAAgtaaacacaattattctcgaacattttcactatcaattggactaatgagttacggaacaacatatgtatcatcTCTGTCAATACCCTCACAAATTTGATTCCTCATCAACCAACGGTGtttaaaagaacaaattatGAGTTAAAGTACTTGACTAAACAAGTTTAGAgatatgtttatgtatttttccacGTACAAGGAATCTGCAACCATTGGAAGATGCAAGCTCCACCCTCTTAGTGTTGGGTTATCCCACATCGGAAGTGGAAGGGGCTGGTGGTCAATTTATAAGTGTGAGGGAAAGCCTcaacctttgagctagcttttgggttgaGAAGGCCCAAGACCACTCAacactggtatcagagctaaggttatctatatggaggggaatatgagcaagatggtatgtctaaacggaagaaactacaacatatggaaaagcaagatgaaagatctattgttcgtgaagaagatgcatcttccgATTTTCTCTGCTCATAAACCCGAGAATGTGACcgatgaaaattgggaatttgagcaccaacaagtatgtggatatataagacaatgggttgaagataatgttcgcaaccatattgtgaatgagacacatgctagaacattgtgggaaaagttggagacgctttacgcttcaaaaactggcaataacaagttattcttgttaaagcAATTGATGACCTTTAAATNNNNNNNNNNNNNNNNNNNNNNNNNNNNNNNNNNNNNNNNNNNNNNNNNNNNNNNNNNNNNNNNNNNNNNNNNNNNNNNNNNNNNNNNNNNNNNNNNNNNNNNNNNNNNNNNNNNNNNNNNtatatatatatatatatatatatatataatactactatatatatatatatatatatatatatataatactacTATATAGAAGCATGAAGAGTAGGACGACCAAGGACAAATAGGTAATTTTATACTAACAAATGGacaaatctatatatatatatatataaagctggATATAAAAAATctgatgtggcacctctctatggCCAGCATTTCTATTTAtgttctatttcatttttttgatattttattttcatttgtaattttttgtttaaaaaactGCAAAATATTTAATGCATTACATCATGCTCCTTTAAAACTTCCATCATACTAATACACTTTTAAGTAAATGGAAGATGAAAAGATTAAatccttttcatttttcatagcAGTTCATAATTATTTAgcctataaaataaaataaaaaatttNGGCCCGATGTGTGAAGGGGGAGATTGTTGGGTTATCCCACATCGGAAGTGGAAGGGGCTGGTGAGTTCAATATTAGCAACCATAAAACAGAGTGGGGCCTAGTGTGTCCTTGCTAGCTTTGGCACACCCAAACTTGCATACTCAAGAGTAAGTTCACTTGCAGTATTTTTTTCCCACATGATCACAGGGTCTAGCCCGAGATTTTtgatcaaaaataaataattctattcatcccattataatttatattgatCACATTTGCATATTAATACTtataaattctcaaaagaacatctaataattaaaataactttgTTAAGACAAtactttatttaattatctttttaatgGACAGGAAAAGAGATAAAATAAGACGgacgaaatatttttttaacttgtatacataataatgataatatatagaaaaaaaaaaaggtttacaAGTTATGAAGCCAAAAGTCTACTCAGTACATGGTGTGAATAGTCTCTTTTAAAGTGCCAGGGCCCATgctaagaaaaatatgaaagtgatatgcatgttttatttttatgtgttcaAAACAANTttctcccttcttcttcttctaatgatgaatatatgggTATCAATTTTGATATTGAGATGTCCAGCGAAATTTTAGCCCTTATGATTTTTTCAAGGTAAGGAAAGAAAGAGTATCGCAAGATCTTAATATATTCGTGATGATAAAACTTCTAAAGATATTAATGGTGATGAATATACATATATCAACTTTTTTGAAAAGGGGAAGAGAGTATCTCAGAATCTAAAGATATTGATGGTGATGAATATACAGATATCAAATTTAGTCATTGAGATGTCCAGCGAAATCTAGACCTTGTgagtttttcaagaaaaaaagaaagaaaggatatCTCAAGAAAAAGATTATGTAACAAAAAATTGTCTTCAAAGTAGATGccttttttaaaagaatgttgatttcttttatatggagaacaaaaattcataatatgtAAGAAGATATATTTAGagaaaaaatcaatcaatttaGTAAATTAGTATTAAATTTAGGAGGAGAATAAGCATTCAACtcctttcttattttattatgtcataatttcttttatatatatttctattatatagaagagtggtGAGGAGGACGACCAAGGGCAGTATGGTAATTTCACACTAACAAATGGACAAATTTCAATTCCAAATGCAGATTTCTGGACCCATCGGTCTTCCATCTTCTAGAACCATCCGTCTTACATCTTTCGTCTTTCACACTCCAAACAACAGATTTCCAACTCATTTTCCAAGCACCCTTCATTTCATCCCTTTTGTTCCAACTTCAGTAAATCGATTCACAAGTTTTCATAATTCCAGGTATGCTCTCTTCCAAATTTACGACTGAACTACATGGCTGATGTGATTGTTGATTTatctagaaaaaaataatatatattactattaCCGACTGATCTACCAAAGAGTTCacattttatgaaattgaattgtgtttgttTATCCATAAGCATACACCCCGTATCAATTGCTAGAGGTTATGGATGAGTTATCAAACATGGTAGTCTGGATTCAATTACCCATCTAAATTTTGGAATGAAAcattaaaattgaaatgtttCCTCCGTATCCAACACCCCCATTAATGGAGCTTAAAAGCAtatgaaaaggtgcagttgtgtTACTCGATATTGTCCATGAAATCTTCCAAAACTTTCTCTCAAGTGAAAAAAAGTTGAGAATCTTCACCAATAAACCGCTGATGGAGATCATTATGTTGATTTCCACTTATTCTCCATCAAACTCTTGTACTGACAATCAGCGATAACAACCACGCTACTTGTACTGTAGTTGCTTCAGGTGTTGTTGCCACTGTATTTTAACTTCTACATCTACCCATCATTTGTTAATCAAAGTCTCTTAACTGCTCGTAAAATATATGGGTATCTTTCAGTATTTAATAGTGTTGTGTGGATATTGTCAATCAGCGAACTGAATACAGTTTTCGTTTGTaatatacatttcatcatattgtCGAATAAAAAATTAGTTGATGATCTTATACCTTTTGTTGGTCATAGTGAAATACTTTTATTGGTATTTGTAGAATTAAGTAACAATTGAATGCAATCTATTCTTCAATAGTGATGGATGGAGAATTGCAATATACTATGAAGAAACCCATCCGCTTTGGTCTTTAAGGTTATGGTGATTGGAAGACATTCCGACTTTCttgattttcaatttatattaattttatttactttagtAACATTACATTAGTTGGGTAGGATTAACATTGTcttagaaaaattaaagaaattgtACACTCCTACATAACCAAAGATAagcaagaaataaaagattctctAAAAAAAACTCTCAAACACCTATAATAACTAACTCCTTATAAGTGCACCAAAAGTCTCTAGAAATCAAAGACCCTGATATGAACATATTTTTCAGACCTTCAAGGCTTTCTTGTACATTTCCCTTCAAAGTATGCACACAGCAGTCAATAAGCTACAATCCATTTAATAGGAACTTCAGATTACATGCCTTTTATCTTAGGTTTAGGtttaaagatttttatttagccgtactttattttgtttatttgagaAAGTCATTTTTCTTGAAGATTGTACTTTGTGAAAAATGTagctttatttatttgaataagaACTTTGTGAACTTCTAAAAGGAACCCTTTTGAACATGTTAAGAACAAATGCACAGCTTGGTTTTAAATTGGTTAGATTTTCTGTTTTTAGAAGATTATATCAATAGCATACAACGCTAAGCTTCATAAACTCAAGTAGTCAGAGCAAACTGATGGGCGATAGCATTAAACTGACACATTGTACTTAGCATCAAGTCAGTCTGAGACATAATTGCATC comes from Solanum pennellii chromosome 1, SPENNV200 and encodes:
- the LOC107008026 gene encoding protein trichome birefringence-like 25 encodes the protein MKAFNGTNVIKKQFSLIFVKFTVFVLLLGLAYRLILSNFEQFSQIEVKNTALFSDNTLPQAPVTVREPPVTVNEPLVTVDEPTVTVSESLVTIDLPENQTLRNGTCDLFIGNWVYDPSGPVYTNATCYSIESHQNCMKNGRPDTEYLNWRWNPTDCELPRFSPKKFLNLMRNKSFTFIGDSIMRNHVQSLLCILSQEEEADDVYHDEQYKSRRWYFPLHDFNLSVIWSPFLAKSTVFEDDNGASTDITQLHLDKLDDVWTQQFDNFDYVFVAGGKWYLKSTIYLENDTIVGCHNCPGKNITQVGFEYAYRKALNTTFKFIVNSKNKAYTFFRTTTPDHFENGEWNTGGYCNRTGPFKEGEIDIGYVDEVMRKVELEEFERASELGLKMKLFDTTLLSLLRPDGHPGVYRQYQPFAVENNKKKIQNDCLHWCLPGPIDSWDDIMIQML